The stretch of DNA AAATTTAACTCTTTTTGGGGCTAACATAACTTTATCTCACGTTTGTAAAAACAATCAATTTGTTCTTCTTTTTACTGTATATTTATCTTCAACTTCTTCTTCTTTGTTACCTATGAAATCACCACTATAAGTCCAAACCTTGACTCCGATTTGACCAAATGTAGTTAGAGCTTCTTTAAACCCTAAATCAATTTTCGCTCTCAATGTATGAAGTGGAATTCTTCCATCCATATATTTTTCTGTTCGAGCCATATCCGCACCATTAAGTCGTCCGGAAATTGAAATCTTGATTCCTTCTACTCCACCTCGCATGGCTCTACGAAGTTCTGCTTTCATTACTCTTCTAAAAGGCATACGTTGTTCAATTTGTTGAGCTATTGTTTCTGCTACTGCTTGAGCTACAGTTTCCGGTTTTTTTACCTCTACTATATTTAGGTGGATTGGCTTATCAGAAAGTTTTTTGATCTCATTTTTTATGCTATCAATATTTGCGCCCTTTTGTCCAATCACTACACCGGGTTTAGCTGTATGAATATTTACATTAATTTTTTCAGGAAACCTTTCGATGATAATCTTTACAAGCGCAGCTTGCTTAATTCTATTGATTAAAAATTTTCGGATTTTTATATCTTCGTGGAGATTCTTAGTATAACTTTCCTTAGAAAACCATATAGAATCCCAAGTTCTTGTTATTCCTAATCTTAAACCGTTTGGATTTACTTTTTGTCCCATCTTTTTTCCTTTAACCTAATCCGATAAAACTACAGTTATATGACTTAATTTCTTTCTGATTCTTGCAGCTCGACCCCTTGCTCTTGCACGAAATCTTTTCATAATAGGCCCTTCATCAACATATATTTTTTTTACATACAGGCTTGCTTCGTTTAATTTCTTGTCTGCGTGTATAGCATTTGCCTTTGCAGAATTCATTACATTTAAAACTAAGTCCGCTGCCTTTTTATTTGTAAATTTTAATATATCAACGGCCTCAAGATAATCAAATCCCCTCACCTCATCGGCTACAAGCCTTGCTTTTCTTGCTGATATTCTTACAAAACGAGCGACTGCCTTGGCTTCCATTATTTCTTAACCTTCTTATCTTGATTGCTATGCCCTCTATAGGTTCTTGTAGGTGAAAATTCTCCTAATTTGTGACCAACCATATTATCATTAATATATACAGGAATAAATTTATTCCCATTATGAATCATTACAGTATGTCCTACCATGTCAGGAAAAATCGTACTTCTTCTTGACCATGTTTTAAATGGTTTTTTTACATTATCTGCGTTCATCTTTGTGATTTTTTGCATCAGATGATCGTCGATAAATGGCCCTTTTTTTAAGCTTCTAGACATAGTAATCAATTACCTCTATTTCGATTTCTTTTTCTGCCCTGAACTATAAACTTGGAACTGGTCTTTGCCTTCTTCCTTGTTTTATAACCCTTAGTAGGCTGACCCCATGGTGAAACAGGGTGTCTTCCACCGGAAGTTTTTCCTTCTCCACCACCATGCGGGTGATCGACCGGATTCATCACCACCCCTCTTACCTTTGGTCTTTTACCAAGCCATCTAGATCTACCGGCCTTACCGA from Leptospiraceae bacterium encodes:
- the rplV gene encoding 50S ribosomal protein L22, translating into MEAKAVARFVRISARKARLVADEVRGFDYLEAVDILKFTNKKAADLVLNVMNSAKANAIHADKKLNEASLYVKKIYVDEGPIMKRFRARARGRAARIRKKLSHITVVLSD
- the rpsC gene encoding 30S ribosomal protein S3; the protein is MGQKVNPNGLRLGITRTWDSIWFSKESYTKNLHEDIKIRKFLINRIKQAALVKIIIERFPEKINVNIHTAKPGVVIGQKGANIDSIKNEIKKLSDKPIHLNIVEVKKPETVAQAVAETIAQQIEQRMPFRRVMKAELRRAMRGGVEGIKISISGRLNGADMARTEKYMDGRIPLHTLRAKIDLGFKEALTTFGQIGVKVWTYSGDFIGNKEEEVEDKYTVKRRTN
- the rpsS gene encoding 30S ribosomal protein S19, which translates into the protein MSRSLKKGPFIDDHLMQKITKMNADNVKKPFKTWSRRSTIFPDMVGHTVMIHNGNKFIPVYINDNMVGHKLGEFSPTRTYRGHSNQDKKVKK